A stretch of the Buchananella sp. 14KM1171 genome encodes the following:
- a CDS encoding ABC transporter ATP-binding protein: MSQLPVASSKRVRKNVSALLTQYRGSLTLVTALQISVALAGLATPFLLGRLVDHVSAGGDGAFVDSAALAAAGAVTLQALLAFFASRMAMIMGESVFATVRERLLHAVAHLPLSEVEKAGTGDLLGRATNDVGRIQWVVRFGLPRVLVIAVTVIFTFAATILISPLLSLAMLVGLPAIWVVMRWYLRRAVVAYRATSAAYSRMAGVVTESVEHADTIDALGIAGVRRDLTDRSITEMWRLEVYTSYLRIGIITSVSFWLYVPVAAVVLWGAFLLDQGVTTIGAITTVAMYANQLRSPLGELSFWIDEIQTSTASLSRIYGVEDVPADRTPTGQKPTGSELSIRDVTYEYVPGRPVLHGVSLDLRPGERLAVVGPSGSGKSTLGRMLAGIHGPTTGSVRVGGVELTDLTEAELRKNVALVTQEHHVFVGTIADNLRLAKADATDEEIERALRVVGSWEWVSALEDGMFTKVGSGAKELDPAKAQEIALARLLLLDPHTLILDEATSLLDPRAARSLEASLNAVLTGRTVVAIAHRLHTAHDADRVAVVIDGRIAELGSHDELVAAGGEYASLWASWQHE, translated from the coding sequence ATGAGCCAGCTACCCGTTGCAAGCAGCAAGCGTGTGCGCAAGAACGTCTCCGCGCTCCTTACCCAGTACCGGGGCAGCCTGACCCTGGTCACCGCGCTACAGATCTCGGTGGCGCTGGCGGGCCTGGCCACCCCGTTCCTGCTCGGCAGGCTGGTGGACCACGTAAGTGCCGGCGGCGATGGCGCGTTCGTGGACAGCGCCGCCCTCGCAGCGGCCGGCGCCGTCACCCTGCAGGCACTGCTGGCATTCTTCGCCAGCCGGATGGCCATGATCATGGGCGAAAGCGTCTTCGCTACCGTCCGCGAACGCCTGCTCCACGCCGTGGCGCACCTGCCGTTGTCTGAGGTGGAGAAGGCCGGCACGGGCGACCTGCTTGGCCGCGCCACCAACGACGTAGGACGAATCCAGTGGGTGGTGCGCTTCGGACTGCCGCGCGTGCTGGTGATCGCCGTGACCGTGATCTTCACCTTCGCCGCCACCATCCTGATCAGCCCGCTGCTCTCCCTGGCGATGCTGGTGGGACTGCCCGCCATTTGGGTAGTGATGCGCTGGTATCTGCGCCGCGCCGTGGTGGCCTACCGTGCCACGTCGGCCGCCTACTCCCGCATGGCCGGGGTGGTTACCGAAAGCGTGGAGCACGCCGACACCATCGACGCCCTTGGCATCGCCGGGGTGCGCCGCGACCTGACCGACCGCTCCATCACCGAGATGTGGCGCCTGGAGGTCTACACCTCCTACCTGCGCATCGGGATCATCACCTCCGTCAGCTTTTGGCTCTACGTCCCGGTCGCGGCCGTGGTGCTGTGGGGGGCGTTCCTGCTGGATCAGGGCGTGACCACCATCGGTGCGATCACCACCGTGGCGATGTACGCCAACCAGCTGCGCAGCCCCCTCGGGGAGCTGTCGTTCTGGATCGACGAGATTCAGACCTCCACCGCATCCCTCTCCCGCATCTACGGCGTGGAGGACGTGCCCGCCGACCGCACCCCGACCGGCCAGAAGCCCACCGGCTCTGAGCTGAGTATCAGGGACGTCACCTACGAGTACGTGCCGGGCCGCCCGGTGCTGCACGGGGTCAGCCTCGACCTGCGCCCCGGCGAGCGTCTGGCGGTGGTGGGGCCCTCCGGCTCCGGGAAGTCCACGCTGGGCCGCATGCTGGCCGGCATCCACGGCCCCACCACCGGTTCCGTGCGGGTCGGTGGGGTGGAGCTCACCGACCTCACCGAGGCCGAGCTGCGCAAGAACGTCGCCCTGGTCACCCAGGAGCACCACGTTTTCGTGGGCACGATCGCAGACAACCTGCGTCTGGCGAAGGCCGACGCGACCGATGAGGAGATCGAGCGCGCCCTGCGCGTGGTCGGTTCCTGGGAGTGGGTCAGCGCCCTGGAGGACGGCATGTTCACCAAGGTGGGCTCCGGCGCCAAGGAGCTGGACCCCGCCAAGGCGCAGGAGATCGCCCTGGCCCGCTTGTTGCTGCTGGACCCGCACACGCTGATCCTGGACGAGGCCACCAGCCTGCTCGACCCGCGCGCGGCCCGCTCGCTGGAGGCGTCCCTGAACGCGGTCCTGACGGGCCGGACCGTGGTGGCGATCGCCCACCGCCTGCACACGGCGCACGACGCCGATCGCGTGGCGGTGGTGATCGACGGGCGGATCGCGGAGCTGGGCTCCCACGACGAGCTCGTGGCCGCAGGGGGCGAGTACGCCTCCCTGTGGGCGTCCTGGCAGCACGAGTAA
- a CDS encoding ABC transporter transmembrane domain-containing protein: MRWIEKRYQPPTGPAQRWPSTPRGVVWHAIRQSWPTILAILFFALLSHSASALTSVALGKSIDAAAAYGFAGPTFAWVGGLLVLIFAAAVFGGGLEEFFWVITWIRTSLLASRSVGHHVANVGPATAREQTAGEVTTTVSSDVNRLADFVSAIPNLIGVNAVAVLVTVLMFRDSPQLALLVAIGLPTQMAVLALLSKPLQSRQELQRKADGDLTTLATDTVAGLRILRGIGGEEMFSAGYRAQSQKVRQAGVKVAAPFSLLVSLQTLLPGLFTALVIWRAAHLAVAGQLTVGQLITFVGFTVYLAFPLQQTSQFVRSATRGWVAAKRVAAIMAVEPLAGNLAERSAMSVAPTAALGAQMDDVPPAAPAQSAAPLAGPGDDAVRDGSTGTAHAAGTGEPAPAPAAGPHAAGTANPNGMGAVTHHLAGIGGELVDHRTGVRIQPGKLTVVVSPDPSASAALAARLARLDDSQGPVTLNGTDLRELSLPAVRAAIVHSHATAQLFAGSLRSNLDASFADVAPYQTAELVEVEREAEHSGEVSRDRVQPEHLPVDAALDDALAAADAHDVRSSLPRGLGGTITEKGRSLSGGQRQRVALARTLATNAPVLILVEPTSAVDAHTEMRIAAALRSERAGRTTVVISASPLVLEQAEQVIFLPATALAAAAENGQADSEPAEVSQAGVERAPAGTSATPVVSTHRELLAAARRGEADGLAYRDVVSRSAGDAPEGSATPDQAGLKKGEER, translated from the coding sequence TTGAGGTGGATCGAGAAGCGCTACCAGCCGCCCACCGGACCGGCTCAGCGGTGGCCATCCACGCCGCGCGGGGTGGTGTGGCACGCGATCCGGCAGAGCTGGCCGACCATCCTGGCCATCTTGTTCTTCGCGCTGCTTTCGCATTCGGCCTCGGCGTTGACCTCGGTGGCGTTGGGTAAGTCGATTGACGCGGCGGCGGCCTACGGTTTTGCCGGCCCCACGTTCGCGTGGGTGGGCGGCCTGCTGGTGTTGATCTTCGCCGCAGCGGTGTTTGGTGGTGGCCTGGAGGAGTTCTTCTGGGTGATTACCTGGATCCGCACCTCGCTGCTCGCCTCCCGTTCGGTGGGTCACCACGTGGCCAACGTGGGCCCGGCCACGGCCCGCGAGCAGACGGCTGGCGAGGTCACCACCACGGTCTCCTCCGACGTCAACCGGCTGGCCGATTTCGTCAGCGCCATCCCGAACCTGATCGGTGTCAACGCGGTGGCCGTGCTGGTGACGGTGTTGATGTTCCGCGATTCGCCGCAGCTGGCTCTGCTGGTGGCGATTGGGCTGCCCACGCAGATGGCGGTGTTGGCGCTGCTCTCCAAGCCGCTGCAGAGCCGCCAGGAGTTGCAGCGCAAGGCCGACGGTGACCTGACCACGCTGGCCACTGACACGGTGGCTGGTTTGCGGATCCTGCGCGGTATTGGCGGCGAGGAGATGTTCTCTGCCGGCTACCGCGCCCAGTCGCAGAAGGTGCGCCAGGCTGGCGTGAAGGTGGCCGCCCCGTTCTCCCTGCTGGTTTCGTTGCAGACGCTGCTGCCGGGCCTGTTCACGGCGCTGGTGATCTGGCGGGCCGCCCACTTGGCGGTGGCAGGGCAGCTGACGGTGGGGCAGCTGATCACGTTCGTTGGCTTCACGGTCTACCTTGCCTTCCCGCTGCAGCAGACCTCTCAGTTCGTCCGGTCCGCCACGCGCGGCTGGGTGGCCGCTAAGCGCGTGGCCGCGATCATGGCGGTCGAGCCGCTGGCGGGCAACCTGGCGGAGCGCAGCGCGATGTCCGTTGCCCCGACCGCCGCGCTGGGCGCCCAGATGGACGACGTTCCGCCCGCCGCGCCCGCGCAGTCAGCCGCCCCCTTGGCTGGCCCGGGCGACGACGCCGTGCGCGATGGATCCACCGGCACGGCACACGCTGCCGGGACGGGCGAACCTGCGCCTGCGCCGGCTGCGGGACCTCACGCAGCGGGAACGGCCAACCCCAATGGGATGGGCGCGGTGACACACCACTTGGCGGGCATCGGCGGCGAGCTGGTGGATCACCGCACCGGGGTGCGCATCCAGCCCGGCAAGCTGACCGTGGTGGTGAGCCCCGATCCGTCCGCGAGCGCCGCGCTGGCCGCGCGCCTGGCCCGCCTGGATGACTCCCAGGGGCCGGTGACGCTGAACGGCACCGACCTGCGTGAGCTTTCGCTGCCGGCAGTGCGTGCGGCGATCGTGCACTCGCACGCCACCGCGCAGCTCTTTGCCGGCTCGCTGCGCTCCAACCTGGACGCCAGCTTCGCCGACGTCGCCCCCTACCAGACTGCGGAGTTGGTGGAGGTGGAGCGGGAGGCCGAGCACAGCGGCGAGGTCTCGCGCGACCGCGTCCAGCCCGAGCACCTGCCGGTGGACGCGGCGTTGGACGACGCCCTGGCCGCCGCCGACGCGCACGACGTGCGCTCCTCCCTGCCGCGCGGCCTGGGCGGCACGATCACCGAGAAGGGACGCTCCCTTTCCGGTGGTCAACGCCAGCGCGTAGCCCTGGCCCGCACCCTGGCCACCAACGCCCCGGTGCTGATCCTGGTGGAGCCCACTTCCGCCGTGGACGCGCACACCGAGATGCGCATCGCCGCCGCCCTGCGCTCCGAGCGTGCCGGGCGCACCACCGTGGTGATCTCCGCCTCTCCCCTGGTGCTGGAGCAGGCCGAGCAGGTGATCTTCCTGCCCGCCACCGCGCTGGCCGCCGCCGCGGAGAACGGACAAGCCGACTCTGAGCCGGCCGAGGTTTCGCAGGCCGGGGTGGAGCGGGCGCCGGCGGGAACGTCGGCCACTCCGGTGGTATCCACCCACCGCGAACTGCTAGCTGCGGCCCGGCGCGGGGAGGCCGACGGCCTGGCCTACCGCGACGTGGTCTCCAGAAGCGCGGGCGACGCCCCGGAGGGCAGCGCCACACCTGACCAGGCCGGACTGAAGAAGGGAGAAGAGCGATGA
- a CDS encoding acetate/propionate family kinase — protein MTERTVLVINTGSSSIKYQLVDPDAGVALASGLVERIGESISRIIHKHGEDTIEIEERVPDHGVGLSEVLRLFSTEGPNLQEAGIVAVGHRVVQGGKHFSGPALVTDEVVAKIEELIPLGPLHNPGHLKGIEVARSLMADVPHVAVFDTAFFQSLPDASARYALNKEVAEKYEIRRYGAHGTSHQFVSSAVSELLGRDDLKQVVLHMGNGASASAVVAGHAVDTSMGLTPLEGLVMGGRTGDIDPAAVFHLYRVAGMSIDEIDHLFNRSSGMKGMTGENDMRQVWRMVDEGDANARSAMDVYIHRLLKYIGGYTAVMGGLDALSFTAGFGENDARIRAEVCERLAFMGIEIDEAANQDHGRGARVISTPSSKVTVLAVPTNEELAIARQALTLL, from the coding sequence ATGACCGAGCGCACCGTACTGGTGATTAACACCGGCTCCTCCTCCATCAAGTACCAGCTGGTAGACCCGGATGCCGGGGTGGCGCTGGCCTCCGGCCTGGTGGAGCGCATTGGCGAGTCCATCAGCCGGATCATCCACAAGCACGGAGAGGACACCATCGAGATCGAGGAGCGCGTGCCGGACCACGGCGTGGGCTTGTCTGAGGTCCTGCGGCTGTTCTCCACCGAGGGGCCGAACCTGCAGGAGGCCGGCATCGTGGCTGTGGGCCACCGCGTGGTGCAGGGTGGCAAGCACTTCTCCGGTCCGGCGCTGGTGACCGATGAGGTGGTGGCCAAGATCGAGGAGCTGATCCCGCTGGGGCCGCTGCACAACCCCGGCCACCTGAAGGGCATCGAGGTGGCGCGCTCTTTGATGGCCGACGTTCCGCACGTCGCCGTCTTTGACACGGCCTTCTTCCAGTCCCTGCCGGACGCTTCTGCCCGTTACGCCCTCAACAAGGAGGTGGCGGAGAAGTACGAGATTCGCCGCTACGGCGCCCACGGCACCTCCCACCAGTTCGTCTCCAGCGCCGTGTCTGAGCTGCTGGGCCGTGATGACCTGAAGCAGGTTGTGCTGCACATGGGCAACGGCGCCTCCGCCTCCGCCGTGGTGGCGGGCCACGCCGTGGACACCTCGATGGGTTTGACCCCGCTGGAGGGCCTAGTGATGGGTGGGCGCACCGGCGACATCGACCCGGCCGCCGTGTTCCACCTCTACCGCGTGGCGGGCATGAGCATCGACGAGATCGACCACCTGTTCAACCGCTCCTCTGGCATGAAGGGCATGACTGGGGAGAACGACATGCGTCAGGTGTGGCGCATGGTTGATGAAGGCGATGCCAATGCCCGCAGTGCCATGGACGTCTACATCCACCGCCTGCTGAAGTACATCGGCGGCTACACCGCCGTAATGGGAGGCCTGGACGCGCTTAGCTTTACAGCTGGTTTCGGTGAGAATGACGCTCGCATCCGCGCCGAGGTCTGCGAGCGCTTGGCCTTCATGGGTATCGAGATCGACGAGGCCGCCAACCAGGACCACGGCAGGGGGGCTCGCGTCATCTCCACGCCGTCCTCCAAGGTGACCGTGCTGGCGGTGCCCACCAACGAGGAGCTGGCCATCGCTCGCCAGGCCTTGACGCTGCTGTAA
- a CDS encoding Cys-Gln thioester bond-forming surface protein: protein MLSSPNVLTPEQTSRFSGPAPGRHGDQRPKPPWFKRAGAKWGGSLTAVLAALLLVLAYLPGSSGSANAAQNYTVTNGIEGVKINFPNNGLVQAGLISLAGPDGEVLKAYCVDVTAWLGTTYEVAIDGSQVMNQYGPQVRTILERSYPHLSPSQVAGLYGVALPAASPEQLAALTATATQVAIWNFAHGFRYGGVDSSLPADQEQYVSTLSALLIDDALNNPTTPPASARVYGPQTAEPIRVGDYWVVGPFHVAQSEGAQEADAAAALLADDTNGVHVTASGLAIFSTQPGQDEVITPETESPVLGDLQGPDVPGSIIPAGGSEPNHLPKIDAAVNYRAPFYVAVAPGVAGRPASVNVGVNAAPFSVDASIGTVLVQAGHQSLVVADFAPQTGQPSLLNINWAGPGETPPPFCEEPTPTPTPTPTPTPTPTPTPTPTPTPTPTPTPTPTPTPTPTPTPTPTPTPTPTPTPTPTLTPTPTPTPPGPNVQPSPTPTPTPTPTPTPTPTPTPTPTPSTSVPPSVPPTVPPPPAPPALAKTGGAVSQTLLAAGLVATAGAWLVIRRRSA, encoded by the coding sequence ATGCTGTCCTCCCCAAACGTGCTAACGCCAGAACAAACCTCACGCTTTAGCGGCCCCGCCCCGGGGCGTCACGGCGACCAGCGTCCCAAGCCGCCGTGGTTCAAGCGGGCCGGCGCGAAGTGGGGAGGAAGCCTCACCGCCGTGTTGGCGGCCCTCCTGCTGGTCCTGGCATACCTTCCGGGTTCCTCTGGTTCCGCCAACGCGGCGCAAAACTACACCGTCACCAACGGGATCGAGGGAGTGAAGATCAACTTCCCCAACAATGGCCTGGTGCAGGCCGGTCTCATTAGCCTGGCCGGCCCCGACGGCGAGGTCCTCAAGGCGTACTGCGTGGACGTCACCGCCTGGCTCGGCACCACCTACGAGGTGGCCATTGACGGCAGCCAGGTGATGAACCAGTACGGTCCGCAGGTCCGCACGATCCTGGAGCGTTCCTACCCCCACCTGAGCCCGAGCCAGGTGGCCGGCCTGTACGGCGTGGCACTGCCTGCGGCGAGCCCGGAGCAGCTGGCCGCCCTGACCGCCACCGCTACCCAGGTGGCCATCTGGAACTTCGCCCACGGCTTCCGTTACGGGGGAGTGGACTCCTCGCTGCCCGCGGATCAGGAGCAGTACGTCAGCACCCTCTCCGCGTTGCTGATCGACGACGCGCTGAACAACCCCACGACGCCGCCGGCCAGCGCCCGCGTGTACGGGCCGCAGACTGCGGAGCCCATCCGGGTCGGTGACTACTGGGTGGTCGGCCCGTTCCACGTGGCCCAGTCCGAGGGCGCGCAGGAGGCGGATGCGGCCGCTGCCCTCCTGGCGGACGACACCAACGGCGTCCACGTCACCGCATCGGGCCTGGCAATCTTCTCCACCCAGCCCGGCCAGGACGAGGTAATCACCCCCGAGACGGAGTCCCCCGTTCTCGGCGACCTGCAAGGCCCGGACGTGCCCGGTTCGATCATCCCCGCCGGTGGGTCCGAGCCGAACCACCTGCCCAAGATCGACGCGGCTGTGAACTACCGTGCCCCGTTCTACGTGGCCGTTGCCCCCGGTGTGGCCGGACGGCCCGCGTCCGTGAACGTCGGCGTGAATGCCGCGCCGTTCTCCGTGGATGCCTCCATCGGCACCGTGCTGGTGCAGGCGGGCCACCAGAGCCTGGTCGTGGCCGACTTCGCCCCGCAGACCGGCCAGCCCTCGCTGCTGAACATCAACTGGGCTGGCCCGGGGGAGACCCCGCCGCCTTTCTGCGAGGAGCCGACCCCGACCCCGACTCCCACGCCCACTCCGACTCCGACGCCGACTCCGACGCCGACTCCGACGCCGACTCCGACGCCGACTCCGACGCCGACTCCGACGCCGACTCCCACGCCGACCCCGACGCCGACTCCCACGCCGACCCCGACGCCGACCCCGACCCCGACGCCAACTCTGACTCCGACTCCCACGCCGACGCCGCCTGGACCGAACGTGCAGCCGAGCCCGACTCCGACGCCTACGCCGACTCCCACGCCGACTCCCACGCCGACCCCGACTCCCACGCCGACCCCGTCTACTAGCGTGCCGCCGTCGGTGCCCCCGACCGTTCCGCCGCCGCCGGCTCCGCCGGCGCTGGCCAAGACCGGTGGTGCGGTGTCTCAGACGCTGCTGGCCGCTGGCCTGGTAGCCACCGCTGGTGCCTGGCTGGTTATCCGCCGCCGCTCCGCCTAA